Proteins encoded by one window of Dehalococcoidales bacterium:
- a CDS encoding valine--tRNA ligase: MAEEANTRDEMPKAYEPGKTEQKWYRFWLDKGYFTPRIDPDKKPFVIIMPLPNVTGGLHVGHALTDTMEDIMTRWHRMMGEPTLWLPGLDHAGIATQVVVERKLAAEGLDRHRLGREKFRERVWQWAEECRQTITRQHQRLGASCDWSREQFTLDEKPSRAVRTAFVRLYEKGLIYRGERIINWCPRCATALSDLETDHKELTGHLYYVRYPVAGSDDFITVATTRPETILGDTAVAVNPGDERFKDMVGKKVILPAVNREIPIIADEAVDPAFGTGAVKITPAHDPVDFEVAQRQGLPLINILNPDATMNENAGPYAGLDRFACREKILADLEKDGLLVRIEPYGHSVGHCLRCQTVIEPIASKQWFINTRPLAQPAIDAVADGRINIVPARFTRVYFNWMENIRDWCISRQLWWGHRIPVWYCADCDEITVAVDEPKVCGHCGSAKIEQDPDVLDTWFSSALWTHSTLGWPDDTEEMRYFYPTSVMETGYDILFFWVARMIMMGLEDTGDIPFRTVYLHGLIRDERGEKMSKVRGNVLDPIDTLEQYGTDALRFALSTGTAPGNDSKLTQTRLEAGRNFANKLWNATRFVVRSIETGQVGRKIGWDALRTEDHWILSRLSRTVSGVTALMEDFQFGEAQRQLYDFLWSEFCDWYIELAKVRLRSGGDGAPSPVTVLVYVLETSLRLLHPYMPFVTEELWQHLRRHLSAEWQAAESIMIAPYPEADSNALNPEAEEVMETVIEIVRSIRNARVQNKVESGRWIEAQIYGGTLTSAIAPYSEAIETLARARPVNFLDSRREGHVAENTVVMVLKEVEVVIPLASMIDLDAEKQRLEKEIEGSREEVARLEARLNDPLFRSRAPEAVVNKERDKLAVVRDKVERLQQQLAGLG, encoded by the coding sequence ATGGCGGAAGAAGCAAACACAAGAGACGAAATGCCCAAGGCTTACGAGCCGGGCAAGACCGAGCAGAAATGGTACCGGTTCTGGCTGGATAAGGGCTACTTCACTCCCAGAATAGACCCTGACAAAAAGCCCTTTGTCATTATCATGCCCCTGCCTAACGTTACTGGCGGACTGCATGTGGGCCATGCCCTGACGGATACCATGGAAGACATCATGACCCGCTGGCATCGTATGATGGGCGAGCCGACCCTGTGGCTGCCCGGGCTTGACCATGCCGGTATCGCCACCCAGGTAGTGGTGGAACGCAAGCTGGCGGCGGAGGGGCTTGACCGGCACCGGCTGGGCCGGGAAAAGTTCCGGGAAAGAGTCTGGCAGTGGGCGGAGGAATGCCGCCAGACCATTACCCGGCAGCACCAGAGACTGGGCGCCTCCTGCGACTGGAGCCGGGAGCAGTTTACCCTGGACGAGAAACCCAGCCGGGCGGTACGCACCGCTTTTGTCCGCCTTTATGAGAAGGGCTTGATTTACCGCGGAGAGCGCATCATCAACTGGTGCCCCCGCTGCGCCACCGCCCTCTCCGACCTGGAGACAGACCATAAAGAGCTTACCGGTCATCTTTACTATGTGCGCTACCCGGTAGCCGGCAGCGATGACTTCATTACCGTGGCTACCACCCGCCCGGAGACCATCCTCGGGGATACCGCCGTGGCCGTTAATCCCGGCGATGAGCGTTTCAAAGATATGGTGGGCAAGAAAGTTATCCTGCCCGCGGTCAACCGGGAGATACCTATCATCGCTGATGAGGCGGTTGACCCCGCTTTTGGTACCGGCGCCGTCAAAATCACTCCCGCCCACGACCCCGTGGACTTTGAGGTTGCCCAGCGCCAGGGGCTGCCCCTGATTAACATCCTGAACCCGGACGCCACCATGAATGAGAACGCCGGGCCCTATGCCGGGCTGGACCGCTTTGCCTGCCGCGAAAAAATACTGGCTGACCTGGAAAAGGACGGGCTCCTGGTCAGGATTGAGCCTTACGGTCACTCGGTGGGACACTGCCTGCGCTGCCAGACGGTCATCGAGCCGATTGCCAGTAAGCAGTGGTTCATCAATACCAGACCCCTGGCGCAGCCGGCGATTGATGCCGTCGCCGATGGACGTATCAACATTGTGCCCGCCCGCTTCACCCGCGTCTATTTCAACTGGATGGAGAATATCCGCGACTGGTGTATCAGCCGTCAGCTCTGGTGGGGACACCGCATCCCGGTGTGGTACTGCGCCGACTGCGATGAGATTACGGTGGCCGTTGATGAGCCTAAGGTCTGCGGTCACTGCGGCTCGGCGAAGATAGAGCAGGACCCTGATGTTCTCGATACCTGGTTCAGCTCGGCACTGTGGACGCACTCCACCCTGGGCTGGCCTGACGACACTGAAGAGATGCGCTACTTCTACCCGACCTCGGTGATGGAGACGGGCTATGATATCCTCTTCTTCTGGGTAGCCCGGATGATCATGATGGGGCTGGAGGATACCGGGGATATTCCCTTCCGGACCGTTTACCTGCACGGCCTGATTCGGGACGAGCGGGGAGAGAAGATGAGCAAGGTCAGGGGCAATGTCCTCGACCCCATTGATACCCTGGAGCAATACGGCACCGATGCCCTGCGTTTTGCCCTGTCCACCGGTACGGCGCCGGGCAATGACAGCAAATTGACCCAGACCCGCCTCGAGGCTGGCCGTAACTTTGCTAACAAGCTCTGGAATGCCACCCGTTTTGTGGTCAGGAGCATCGAAACAGGGCAGGTGGGGCGGAAAATCGGGTGGGACGCGCTCCGCACGGAAGACCACTGGATTCTGAGTCGGCTCAGCCGTACCGTCTCCGGCGTAACCGCATTGATGGAGGACTTCCAGTTCGGTGAGGCACAGCGGCAGCTCTACGATTTCCTCTGGAGTGAGTTCTGCGACTGGTATATCGAGCTGGCCAAGGTGCGCCTGCGTTCCGGCGGGGACGGAGCGCCGTCACCGGTTACGGTGCTGGTCTATGTCCTGGAGACCTCGCTGCGCCTGCTGCACCCCTATATGCCCTTCGTCACCGAGGAGCTCTGGCAGCACCTCAGGCGTCATCTGTCTGCGGAGTGGCAGGCTGCCGAATCGATAATGATAGCCCCTTACCCTGAGGCGGATAGTAATGCGTTGAACCCCGAGGCGGAAGAGGTCATGGAAACGGTTATTGAAATCGTCCGTTCTATCCGTAATGCCCGGGTGCAGAACAAGGTAGAGAGCGGCCGCTGGATTGAGGCGCAGATTTACGGCGGTACGCTTACTTCAGCAATTGCTCCTTACTCTGAGGCTATTGAGACGCTGGCACGGGCCAGGCCGGTAAACTTCCTGGATAGCCGAAGGGAAGGCCATGTGGCAGAAAATACCGTGGTGATGGTACTCAAAGAGGTGGAAGTGGTTATCCCCCTGGCCAGCATGATTGACCTGGATGCGGAGAAGCAGCGGCTGGAGAAGGAGATAGAAGGAAGCCGGGAAGAGGTTGCCCGCCTTGAAGCCCGGCTCAACGACCCGCTCTTTCGGTCCAGGGCGCCGGAGGCGGTGGTCAATAAAGAGCGGGACAAGCTGGCGGTGGTCAGGGATAAGGTAGAAAGGTTGCAGCAACAGCTTGCCGGGCTGGGCTAG